Part of the Scomber japonicus isolate fScoJap1 chromosome 6, fScoJap1.pri, whole genome shotgun sequence genome, CCTGCGCGGGTCGTAGTTGGGCGGGTACGCCAACCCGTTGCCCCCTGCCTCCACCTGGCACACGGTGCTCTCATAGTCCTTGCAGGGGGTATCGTCATCCTCGCCGGGTGACAGGTACGTCTCAGAGTAAGACATGGAGTAGCAAGGAGAGTCCTGACCTCCGCAGGGCCTGATGCCCCGTCCGCCCCCGCCGGACCCGGCCTGCCCCACCCTCTGGAGTCGGGCCAGCAGCATCTCCTCGCCTCCCTGCAGCGCCGACAGGATCTTGGCGGCGAGTTCAGCGGCGTTGCTGTGAGAGTGGCCGCGATGGCCGCCCAGGTCACGCAGCAGCGGGTGATGCTCATCCAGGCTGCAGAGGCTAGAGCAGAGGGTGTCTGGTGAGCCTGCTGTGGGAGAGGGCTCTCCACTGccacctccctctcctcctcctcctcctcctccgcctccacctccacctcctacACCCTCACAACAGGGTCCTCGCAGGCCCAGGTGTTGGCAAAGCTGGCTGTGGATCAGGTCCTTCAAGTAGGGAGGATATGATGGCACATCTAGAGGGAATGATACAGACTGTAAGCATGAGGTCCTGAAGGGAGAAGAACAGTGATAGGAGAAGAAACATGAGATGAAACTGAAGTATTTCCTGTCTGGACACTGAGTGGTTGCAGCAtcaaacatttacaggaaatacAAAAAATCAGTCAACTATATAGCCAGTGTTGAACAAATGTTTCTCTTAGTCATTATCATTTAAAAGGTGTACCTGAGATTTTGACCACAAGTGGTGTTTTACTGATGTGACATACATGTGTGCCTGCCAACGGTTTTgatatttgattgatttataaTTGGTGGcaataacacaataaacataAGGATGCGTCAGCAGGGATGTGAGctggttttaaaataaaataaaggaaagaaaatcacacattcatcacatctgaatacatttaaTCATGCAGGCTACCTTTAAGAAAAGTAATTGTGTTCTGTCTTTGAAAAGGGAAGCCAGATTCATTTGTGtcaaacagatttttaaaaaatgttttaattatgaacataaattattagTAGTaggtagtattagtattagtagtagtagtataagtatTAGTTACCATGAAAAAAACCTGTTACAAAGTAGTTCatataagatattcctttaagATGAGATGCTTTATTAGTAATTATGGGGAAatttacaatatatatacagtaataagTAAGTCCATAGttgaatgtgttaaatatataaataaaaaatatgaaagtccactgaattaaaagtgtgtgaaaaatgaaaaatagcaGCAGTAAAAGTTACGACAAAAAATGAAgcaattattatattattataagtaTTATGTTATTGTTACAATATTACTTTTAGAATACAGTAAGTGGAAAGATATAttgtaaggtaaggtaaggtaaaaaTTCAAAAACTGTAGTAgtgatgataaataaataaaatagaataaaatatgcaataaacaatctctgtgaAACAATCTGCAATTATATAAAT contains:
- the fam131ab gene encoding protein FAM131A, which codes for MVLTALTQFSCKVNVDDTIEMLPKSRRALTIQEIAALARSSLHGISQVVKDHVTKPTAMAQGRVAHLIEWKGWCKPIDTPAALESDFNSYSDLTEGEQEARFAAGVAEQFAIAEAKLRAWSSVDGDESNDDSYDEDFLPVNEPTTQSTDVPSYPPYLKDLIHSQLCQHLGLRGPCCEGVGGGGGGGGGGGGGEGGGSGEPSPTAGSPDTLCSSLCSLDEHHPLLRDLGGHRGHSHSNAAELAAKILSALQGGEEMLLARLQRVGQAGSGGGGRGIRPCGGQDSPCYSMSYSETYLSPGEDDDTPCKDYESTVCQVEAGGNGLAYPPNYDPRRRVSDVASSGVVSLDEEDEEEEEEEEEERVGEPNNQ